In one Balaenoptera musculus isolate JJ_BM4_2016_0621 chromosome 2, mBalMus1.pri.v3, whole genome shotgun sequence genomic region, the following are encoded:
- the LOC118891024 gene encoding X-linked retinitis pigmentosa GTPase regulator-interacting protein 1-like: MTREELEDSLFRLREEHMLVKELFWKQQDEIKRMRTALLRSAAAGRDRKAEVAAAEQLSGPAGRRRNAGWRQRPPKHLRPPLHGLQLQFQRVGPPAPRFTQPRVHAGHRQLHTAGAAEAEKPKRESKDRLSYTAPPTFKEHVTNEKARGEVSSEPSEQ, translated from the exons ATGACCCGGGAAGAATTGGAGGACAGTTTGTTTCGTCTTCGTGAAGAGCACATGTTGGTGAAGGAGCTTTTTTGGAAGCAACAGGATGAGATCAAAAG GATGAGGACAGCCTTGCTCCGGTCAGCTGCAGCAGGCCGGGACCGGAAGGCCGAGGTGGCAGCGGCGGAGCAGCTCTCGGGGCCTGCTGGGCGGCGGCGGAACGCGGGTTGGCGGCAGCGGCCCCCCAAGCACCTGCGCCCCCCGCTGCACGGGCTGCAACTGCAGTTCCAGCGCGTCGGCCCCCCTGCTCCTCGTTTCACCCAGCCTCGCGTCCACGCGGGACACAGACAGCTCCACACCGCCGGGGCAGCGGAGGCCGAGAAACCCAAGAGGG AGTCAAAGGACAGGCTGAGCTACACAGCTCCTCCCACATTCAAGGAACATGTGACAAATGAAAAAGCCAGAGGTGAAGTATCCAGTGAACCCAGCGAACAGTGA